One Aphidius gifuensis isolate YNYX2018 linkage group LG5, ASM1490517v1, whole genome shotgun sequence genomic region harbors:
- the LOC122856302 gene encoding uncharacterized protein LOC122856302 gives MKIKNSVFCLFLLIIYMNKYVDCFDGVSYNDAKDMFETFTNIVNRVNQAKTQAETGTQYDANPWGDQTSAILDALINKVDAISSQLNVINDLMNSRVGKIEKMIIEVTYGTQKDNLLRDFNKASNRIQFAYEKLLTFANAGKNITKRRIKNFIEEDIENLGTEGVEGNLATIFDIITSENLINVGSSEQSLLALITKKELEKGGDVCGRHKSSQLIIYQFFLTVCSIEILGATTLAYGYALNEILQKSENKTDLASDEIPVIKEEFKKRVTAYSNKFAKSIESVSRAFRNCDPVESHMHIRDVTFTEMWGLTQSIVLSEFSLASRRSCAGTCANVHNKPNNFQFCYNKPMHGDRVYKTDTRACWWWYNAPEKPELCPTPRRCHGLMSDCIEITNAKPCMLKNDTRRYQFIKDVSNDKSYGLESECKGYEADFEWSKDDVYDCTFCLCTCDDNIYTSESVHMISLKLARSDTANNK, from the exons atgaaaataaaaaattcagttttttgtctttttttattaataatttatatgaataaatatgtaGATTGTTTTGATGGCGTAAGTTATAATGATGCAAAAGATATGTTTGaaacatttacaaatattgtaaatagaGTTAATCAAGCTAAAACACAAGCTGAAACTGGTACTCAATATGATGCAAATCCATGGGGTGACCAGACATCAGCAATTCTTGATGCACTTATCAACAAGGTCGATGCAATATCATCGCAATTAAATGTTATAAACGATCTTATGAATTCACGTgttggaaaaattgaaaaaatgattatagAGGTGACTTATGGAACacaaaaagataatttacTTCGTGATTTTAATAAAGCTTCTAATCGCATACAATTTGCTTATGAAAAACTACTTACGTTCGCTAATGctggtaaaaatataacaaagagaagaattaaaaatttcatagaagAAGATATTGAAAATCTAGGTACTGAAGGAGTTGAAGGAAATTTAGCCACTATATTCGATATTATTACAAGTGAGAATTTGATAAATGTTGGAAGTAGTGAGCAATCTTTATTAGCATTAATTACCAAAAAAGAATTA GAAAAAGGTGGTGATGTTTGTGGTAGACATAAATCttcacaattaattatttatcaattcttTCTCACAGTTTGTAGTATTGAAATATTAGGTGCAACAACACTTGCATATGGTTATGCTCTCAATGAAATACTtcaaaaaagtgaaaataaaa CTGATTTAGCAAGTGATGAAATTCCAGTTATAAAAGAAGAGTTTAAAAAACGAGTAACAGCTTATTCAAACAAATTTGCCAAATCAATTGAATCAGTATCACGTGCTTTTCGTAATTGTGATCCAGTTGAAAGTCATATGCATATACGAg ACGTTACTTTTACGGAGATGTGGGGGCTTACACAATCAATTGTTCTGTCAGAATTTTCACTGGCATCACGTAGATCATGTGCAGGAACGTGTGCAAATGTTCataataaaccaaataattttcaattctgTTATAATAAACCGATGCATGGCGATAGAGTTTACAAAACAGATACCCGAGCCTGTTGGTGGTGGTATAACGCTCCCGAAAAACCGGAACTTTGTCCAACTCCACGAAGATGCCATGGACTTATGAGCGATTGTATTGAAATTACAAATGCTAAACCATGCATGctg AAAAATGATACACGTCggtatcaatttataaaagatGTTTCTAATGATAAAAGTTACGGCTTAGAAAGTGAATGTAAAGGATACGAAGCTGATTTCGAGTGGAGCAAAGACGa tgtttaTGATTGTACATTTTGTTTATGTACATGTGATGATAACATATATACTTCAGAATCTGTACATATGATAAGTTTGAAACTAGCTCGTAGTGATACTGCCAATAACAagtaa
- the LOC122857375 gene encoding flocculation protein FLO11-like, which yields MKLFLVVALCAFGLSGVLSMPVSETGTQESLSVVPLDSSSVQHVLRRETPSPATDNQADKEVTKSIARFDDKLMEMTEDKIEEPKKSDEKILEEPKKEEAAVKTDNIQKISETVQPKEAVRSVTIEESETLVPASAVVPAVVPPVQEAVVPQVKSAEPVEAVNVDAKPEQQPIVEKPVDTVASVPAVKAAITEEAPVVSSGDVKSSPVVTETAEKPASIASAPVESTVSLAAAASETQSVEIPKISARSEIKEAEVASSPAAAPAPAAAVAAVAEPEKPEEKKIIPTDRVTRGTEGPVEQVSSVSSVSSSEPAAAKAAPAPETPEIATTPEVSQPEKPTEEIKTEQVKKIETSLPSESESASVIAPKELNATELEKKDEIKIEEPMTLPTEKSSSDIKINANEKLEEIKVKSTEPEAPKDIESTSAKKIETVEPKKELVRSVDNDSSEEKSVELDDNSEEKKEDKVETKKEIKADDVSSESSSQTEKKEASSEAAASLASAEIQNTKQEKKIDAKAEELPKPEEFKERK from the exons aTGAAACTTTTTTTGGTTGTTGCATTATGTGCATTTGGATTGAGTGGAGTATTGTCAATGCCAGTTTCTGAAACAGGAACACAAGAATCACTTTCAGTTGTTCCACTTGATTCATCATCTGTTCAACATGTATTGAGACGTGAGACACCATCACCAGCAACAGATAATCAAGCTGATAAAGAAGTAACAAAATCAATTGCAcgatttgatgataaattaatggaaATGACAGaagataaaattgaagaaCCAAAGAAatctgatgaaaaaattttagaagaaCCAAAGAAAGAAGAGGCAGCTGTTAAAACagataatatacaaaaaattagtGAAACTGTTCAACCAAAAGAAGCTGTACGTTCAGTAACAATTGAAGAAAGTGAAACACTTGTTCCAGCATCAGCTGTAGTTCCAGCAGTGGTTCCACCAGTACAA GAGGCAGTAGTTCCCCAAGTTAAAAGTGCTGAACCAGTAGAAGCTGTCAATGTCGATGCAAAGCCTGAACAACAACCAATTGTAGAAAAACCAGTTGATACAGTCGCATCAGTTCCAGCAGTTAAAGCAGCTATTACTGAAGAAGCTCCTGTTGTTTCATCTGGTGATGTAAAATCATCACCAGTTGTTACAGAAACAGCTGAAAAACCAGCATCAATTGCATCAGCTCCAGTTGAATCAACAGTATCACTTGCAGCAGCAGCATCAGAAACTCAATCAGTTGAAATACCAAAAATTTCAGCAAGATCAGAAATTAAAGAAGCAGAAGTAGCTTCATCACCAGCAGCAGCACCAGCACCAGCAGCAGCAGTAGCAGCAGTAGCTGAACCAGAAAaaccagaagaaaaaaaaattattccaacTGATAGAGTAACACGTGGTACTGAAGGACCAGTTGAACAAGtatcatcagtatcatcagtatcatcatcaGAGCCAGCAGCAGCAAAAGCTGCACCAGCACCAGAAACTCCTGAAATTGCAACAACTCCTGAAGTTTCACAGCCAGAAAAACCaacagaagaaattaaaactgaacaagttaaaaaaattgaaacaagcTTGCCTTCAGAATCTGAATCAGCATCAGTAATTGCACCAAAAGAATTAAATGCAactgaattagaaaaaaaagatgaaattaaaattgaagaacCAATGACATTACCAACtgaaaaatcatcatctgatattaaaattaatgctaatgaaaaattagaagaaATTAAAGTTAAATCAACTGAGCCAGAAGCACCAAAAGATATTGAATCTACATctgctaaaaaaattgaaactgttgaaccaaaaaaagaattagTTAGATCTGTAGATAATGATTCATCTGAAGAAAAATCTGTCGAATTAGATGATAATTctgaggaaaaaaaagaagataaagtagaaactaaaaaagaaattaaagcaGATGATGTATCATCTGAATCATCATctcaaacagaaaaaaaagaagcatcAAGTGAAGCAGCAGCATCATTAGCATCAGCTGAAATTCAAAATactaaacaagaaaaaaaaattgatgctaAGGCTGAAGAACTACCCAAACCAGAAGAGTTCAAAgaaagaaagtaa